In one window of Dokdonia sp. PRO95 DNA:
- a CDS encoding pentapeptide repeat-containing protein, translated as MSDFYDDEEFVSIDFTLQYFKKGEYDNCTFTDCNFENLHVSNTSFLECTFIDCNLTNVKFGGATLNQVTFESCKLLGADFSVCEPFMLDIRFRESILQLANFTQLPLKGTSFNSCQVTEVDFTSADLSQATFTGSTLSKTIFDNTNLTKADFMGAIDFTIDTTNNNMKGAIFSKDHLEGLVIHLQLNLK; from the coding sequence ATGTCTGATTTTTATGATGATGAAGAATTTGTTTCCATAGACTTCACCTTACAATACTTTAAAAAAGGTGAGTATGATAATTGCACATTTACAGACTGTAATTTTGAAAATCTTCATGTCTCAAATACAAGCTTTCTTGAATGTACATTCATAGATTGCAATCTTACTAATGTAAAATTTGGTGGTGCAACGCTTAACCAAGTCACTTTTGAATCGTGTAAATTACTAGGCGCAGACTTCAGCGTTTGCGAGCCATTTATGTTAGATATACGCTTTCGCGAAAGCATACTACAGCTAGCAAATTTCACTCAATTACCTTTAAAAGGAACATCTTTTAATTCTTGCCAAGTTACAGAGGTAGATTTTACTAGTGCAGATTTATCACAGGCCACATTTACTGGATCAACATTGAGTAAAACCATCTTTGATAATACAAATCTTACTAAGGCAGATTTTATGGGAGCAATCGATTTTACTATTGACACTACGAATAACAATATGAAAGGGGCCATATTTTCTAAAGACCACTTAGAAGGACTCGTAATACACTTACAACTCAATCTTAAGTGA
- a CDS encoding LacI family DNA-binding transcriptional regulator, with protein MKRKLTLKLIAKELDVSISTVSKALRDSAEISEDTRQKIKAFAKLYNYKPNNIALSLKNRKTRTIGIIIPQIVHHFFTTVIRGVEQMAREHNYNVIITLSNNDFDKEVLNMELLANGSTDGFILSLSKETMQKDDFRHLTEAIDQGMPVVMFDRIVDEIPCDKVLIDDREGAKLGVNHLIKTGCKKIAIITTEDYITIGKLRTKGYIEALESAGIKIDPNLILKLDAIDELNDKAKARIKHFLKGKDIDGVFTINEIFAVTAAKYVMEADKSIPEDVSIVSFSDGELSQHFVPSLTTVSQHGEEMGRKAAELLINKLERPEEEVEEYTTAYIETSLVERESTKRIK; from the coding sequence ATGAAAAGAAAACTCACCTTAAAATTAATTGCCAAAGAACTTGATGTTTCTATCTCTACTGTCTCAAAAGCACTGCGTGATAGTGCAGAGATAAGTGAAGACACACGTCAGAAGATTAAAGCCTTTGCAAAGCTGTATAATTATAAGCCTAATAATATCGCGTTAAGTCTTAAAAACAGGAAGACACGCACCATCGGGATTATTATACCGCAAATAGTGCATCACTTTTTTACCACGGTAATACGTGGAGTTGAGCAAATGGCGAGAGAGCATAATTATAATGTGATTATCACTCTTTCTAATAATGACTTTGACAAGGAGGTCCTTAATATGGAGCTACTTGCAAATGGTAGTACAGATGGATTTATCCTTTCTTTATCAAAAGAAACAATGCAAAAGGACGACTTTAGACACCTCACAGAGGCTATTGATCAAGGAATGCCTGTTGTAATGTTTGACCGTATAGTAGATGAGATTCCTTGTGATAAAGTGCTTATAGATGATCGCGAGGGTGCAAAATTAGGTGTGAATCACTTAATTAAAACTGGCTGTAAGAAAATAGCCATCATCACTACCGAGGATTATATAACCATAGGTAAACTAAGAACAAAGGGCTACATAGAGGCATTAGAATCTGCAGGTATAAAAATAGATCCAAATCTTATTTTAAAATTAGATGCTATAGATGAGCTCAATGATAAAGCAAAAGCGCGTATCAAACATTTCTTAAAAGGGAAGGACATAGACGGCGTGTTTACGATAAATGAGATTTTTGCTGTGACCGCTGCCAAATATGTTATGGAGGCAGACAAGAGTATTCCTGAGGATGTAAGTATCGTGAGCTTCTCAGATGGTGAGTTATCTCAACACTTTGTGCCTAGCCTCACTACAGTAAGCCAGCACGGAGAAGAGATGGGTCGTAAGGCGGCAGAGTTGCTTATCAATAAACTAGAGCGACCAGAAGAAGAGGTTGAAGAGTACACAACGGCTTACATAGAAACGAGTCTTGTAGAACGCGAAAGTACCAAGCGAATTAAATAG
- a CDS encoding vanadium-dependent haloperoxidase, whose product MKTAYHFLIVVLITACITSCATKDEPIVITPEHFHNAIDKVTEVIIHDIFSPPVASRIYAYPNIAAYEILAVNDTEFNSLAGQLAGLKGIPTPSKDTTINFELAALVAHMEMSKRLIFSEQEIETYRDSLYMTWKERNEDVFVQSRDYGLKVASHIAQWMDGDNYKQTRTMPKFSVYADEPSRWQPTPPAYMDGIEPHWNKIRPFTLTSADQFKPVPPPAFSLEEDSDFYKELKEVYDISKQITKDGDTSEEIAIAQFWDCNPYVSVTRGHLMFATKKITPGGHWIGITKIASKKAGFDVMNTLHAYAKTSIAMNDAFISCWDEKYRSNLIRPETLINNHIDDSWKPILQTPPFPEYVSGHSVVSGAASETLTSIFGDDFSFDDDTEIAYGLPVRSFTSFQAAAEEAAVSRMYGGIHYRAAVAVGLEQGQKLGKFVVSTLEMKNETMVATN is encoded by the coding sequence ATGAAAACAGCATACCACTTTCTTATAGTAGTCCTTATTACTGCATGCATCACTTCATGCGCTACAAAAGATGAGCCTATTGTTATAACTCCCGAGCATTTCCATAATGCGATAGACAAGGTTACTGAAGTTATTATACACGACATTTTCTCACCGCCTGTTGCGAGTCGTATCTATGCGTATCCTAATATTGCAGCTTATGAAATACTAGCTGTAAATGATACTGAATTTAACTCTCTTGCTGGACAGCTTGCAGGTCTTAAAGGTATTCCAACTCCATCAAAGGACACAACTATAAACTTTGAGCTTGCAGCACTGGTTGCTCACATGGAAATGAGCAAGCGCCTCATATTTTCTGAGCAAGAAATTGAGACATATAGAGATAGCCTTTACATGACATGGAAAGAGCGCAATGAAGATGTTTTTGTACAGTCCAGAGATTATGGGCTAAAGGTTGCAAGCCATATAGCACAATGGATGGATGGAGATAATTATAAACAGACGCGTACAATGCCTAAATTTTCTGTGTATGCAGATGAGCCTTCTCGCTGGCAACCTACGCCTCCAGCATACATGGACGGCATAGAACCACATTGGAATAAAATAAGACCATTTACACTTACATCTGCAGACCAGTTTAAGCCTGTACCTCCTCCTGCATTCTCACTAGAAGAAGATTCAGATTTTTATAAAGAGCTTAAAGAGGTTTATGATATAAGCAAGCAAATCACAAAAGATGGTGACACCTCAGAAGAGATTGCGATTGCTCAGTTTTGGGATTGTAATCCATACGTATCTGTTACTCGCGGTCACTTAATGTTTGCAACCAAAAAGATTACTCCAGGAGGTCACTGGATAGGTATTACAAAGATTGCTTCAAAGAAAGCAGGTTTTGATGTAATGAATACATTACATGCTTATGCAAAAACATCTATCGCCATGAACGATGCATTTATTTCTTGCTGGGATGAAAAATATCGCTCTAACCTGATACGCCCAGAAACGCTCATCAACAATCACATAGACGACTCGTGGAAACCTATATTACAAACACCTCCGTTTCCAGAATATGTGAGTGGACACTCTGTAGTATCTGGTGCAGCATCTGAGACATTGACTAGCATTTTTGGTGATGACTTTTCTTTTGATGATGATACAGAAATAGCATACGGACTACCGGTGCGTAGCTTCACATCTTTTCAAGCCGCGGCTGAGGAAGCTGCTGTAAGTCGTATGTATGGAGGAATACACTATCGTGCTGCAGTAGCAGTAGGACTAGAACAAGGTCAAAAACTAGGAAAGTTTGTTGTTTCTACACTAGAAATGAAAAATGAAACAATGGTTGCAACTAACTAA
- a CDS encoding DUF4230 domain-containing protein, translating into MRKILFGAALALVIVFGVRYCEHTKDESEQLRANSALIEKQIKNVGKLIVTEGNYAQVFTYEDSKKFYVDVLSATKKALVVVNAEATIAYDLSKVATEIDELTKTVRITYIPEPELKINPNIEYYDVQQDYLNQFNAQDYNIIKSRVQKGLEKEVKNSTLYSNAQNRLISELSKIYFLTNSLGWTLEYNGNAVTDSTPIKL; encoded by the coding sequence ATGCGTAAAATACTTTTTGGGGCAGCTCTTGCACTTGTGATTGTTTTTGGTGTACGTTATTGTGAACACACAAAAGATGAAAGTGAGCAACTTAGAGCAAACAGCGCGCTCATTGAGAAACAAATAAAAAACGTGGGAAAACTCATCGTTACAGAAGGTAACTATGCCCAAGTTTTTACCTATGAAGATTCAAAAAAATTTTATGTAGATGTACTTTCTGCTACAAAAAAGGCACTAGTAGTCGTAAATGCCGAAGCAACTATCGCTTACGATCTTTCTAAGGTTGCTACAGAAATTGATGAACTCACAAAGACAGTGCGCATTACCTATATCCCAGAACCTGAGTTGAAGATTAATCCTAATATAGAATATTATGATGTGCAACAAGACTACCTCAACCAGTTTAATGCTCAAGATTATAATATCATAAAATCACGCGTGCAAAAAGGGCTTGAAAAGGAAGTTAAAAACTCCACTCTTTACTCAAATGCACAAAACAGACTTATCTCAGAACTTTCTAAAATTTACTTTCTTACTAACTCACTAGGGTGGACACTTGAATATAATGGGAATGCAGTTACAGATAGTACACCTATAAAATTATAG
- a CDS encoding GyrI-like domain-containing protein, translating into MKKVIAVLLIVLIAAAGWYFFLKPGDFTAIIKAKGNLGTIEQFTKNWNDNIVTTASVLEKNNRTQIDQKYMIQDSVHLYNWNIKRINDTVSEIKVHVTDSAYSLQNRLQGLWQQTSFEKSARQTILNYNETLQQHLKDITITIDGITTLPAKHYAYTQYEGLQAYKVTGMMKDITYLQNTMAVSNTTLDGPPFVKITYWNRETDSIKYQFGFPIIPTDSLPQVADIQYGNTKDQKVLKATYNGNYLTSDRAWYALLNYAKTNNIKIDPRPTEVFYNNPNMGGDASNWKAEIFMPIIN; encoded by the coding sequence ATGAAAAAAGTAATCGCTGTTTTATTAATCGTCTTGATTGCAGCTGCAGGCTGGTATTTCTTTTTGAAACCGGGAGACTTTACTGCAATAATTAAAGCCAAAGGGAACCTAGGAACTATCGAGCAGTTTACGAAGAATTGGAATGACAATATTGTAACAACTGCTTCCGTTTTAGAAAAGAATAATCGTACTCAGATTGATCAAAAATATATGATACAAGATTCAGTACACCTTTACAACTGGAATATAAAAAGAATAAATGATACTGTTTCTGAAATAAAAGTACATGTAACAGACAGTGCTTATAGCTTACAGAATAGACTTCAAGGACTATGGCAACAAACTAGCTTTGAAAAAAGCGCTAGACAGACCATCCTAAATTATAACGAAACATTACAACAGCACCTTAAGGACATTACTATTACTATAGATGGTATTACCACATTACCTGCAAAGCACTATGCATATACCCAATATGAGGGACTACAAGCTTACAAAGTGACAGGTATGATGAAAGACATCACCTATCTACAAAACACAATGGCCGTATCAAATACAACATTAGATGGACCTCCATTTGTCAAAATAACCTATTGGAATCGTGAAACCGATAGCATTAAATATCAGTTTGGTTTTCCAATAATACCCACTGACTCACTTCCTCAAGTAGCAGATATACAATATGGAAATACTAAGGATCAAAAAGTTCTTAAAGCTACCTACAATGGAAACTATCTTACATCAGATCGCGCTTGGTACGCCTTACTTAATTACGCAAAAACTAACAATATAAAAATAGATCCTAGGCCCACAGAAGTTTTCTATAATAATCCTAATATGGGTGGAGACGCAAGTAATTGGAAAGCAGAAATCTTCATGCCGATAATAAATTAG
- the pgmB gene encoding beta-phosphoglucomutase, which yields MTENILKLKKKAFLFDLDGVIVDTAKFHYLAWRNLAKEMNFDFTEEQNELFKGVSRVRSLEILLDLASYDATQEQKDRWLIQKNEEYLKYIKGMDDSEILPEVVRVLDFLEEKNQGIALGSASKNARPILTKLDLLDKFQAIVDGNDVTAAKPDPEVFLKGGEALKIERTDCIVFEDSIAGIQAANSAGMISIGIGEQDVLHEANYVFKDFTEMSNAFLLELIEA from the coding sequence ATGACCGAAAACATATTAAAATTGAAAAAGAAAGCATTCCTTTTTGACCTAGACGGAGTTATAGTAGACACTGCAAAATTTCACTATCTCGCCTGGCGTAACCTTGCCAAAGAGATGAATTTTGACTTCACAGAAGAGCAAAACGAACTTTTTAAAGGGGTAAGTCGTGTGCGATCGCTAGAGATACTACTAGACCTAGCTTCATATGATGCAACTCAAGAACAAAAGGACAGGTGGCTCATCCAGAAAAATGAAGAGTATCTTAAGTACATCAAAGGGATGGATGACAGCGAGATTTTACCAGAGGTAGTCAGAGTTCTCGATTTTCTAGAAGAAAAAAATCAAGGTATTGCACTAGGTAGCGCAAGTAAAAATGCACGACCTATCTTAACTAAGCTTGATTTATTAGATAAATTTCAGGCGATTGTAGATGGTAATGATGTGACAGCAGCAAAGCCAGATCCAGAAGTATTCTTAAAAGGAGGAGAAGCTTTAAAAATTGAACGTACAGATTGTATCGTTTTTGAAGACTCTATTGCGGGTATACAAGCTGCAAACAGCGCAGGTATGATAAGCATAGGTATAGGAGAGCAAGACGTGCTACACGAGGCAAACTACGTTTTTAAAGACTTTACAGAGATGAGTAATGCTTTCCTTCTAGAACTTATAGAAGCATAA
- a CDS encoding glycoside hydrolase family 65 protein — MHIDYITPNDWSIIEDGWNPNNVKSSESLMALGNGAMGQRANFEEDYSGATFQGSYIGGVYYPDKTRVGWWKNGYPEYFAKVLNAPSWIGIKVTVNGESLDLHTCKEVKDFRRELDMKAGVLCRSFKATLQNDVEIAVKATRFLSMEMDEVGAIKYEVTPINVDATISYEPYLDSGITNEDSNWDDKFWNTLEVSENDDMAFITAHTMKTEFHVCTMMQNKLFIDGDEITLSRKRSQKTATYVGHEYETDVAKGETFAIQKIGGYVSSLNHDKDGLVAVATDVLNKATGLGYDALLASQKEAWAKTWEMSDITIEGDTKAQQGIRFNIFHLNQTYTGQDSRLNIGPKGFTGEKYGGSTYWDTEAYCIPFYMATKDQSVARQLLTYRYNQLDKAIENAQKLGFTNGAALYPMVTMNGEECHNEWEITFEEIHRNGSMVYAIYNYERYTGDTSYIPEMGLEVIIGVARFWRQRATFSKAKNAYVILGVTGPNEYENNVNNNWFTNYIAKWCLDYAFEQAELLRDTAKEDWSRISGKTHLSYDEMLSWRSTAEQMYFPYSEENGVYLQQDGFLDKELITVADLPKSNRPINQKWSWDRILRSPYIKQADTLQGFYFFEDHFTKEQLEKHFDFYEPFTVHESSLSPCVHAIQAAKLGRMDQAYEFYLRTSRLDLDDYNKEVEEGLHITSMAGTWQSVVEGFGGMRVKNDTLSFDTKIPNAWKGYSFKVNFRGQILKVEVANNATNFTLVSGEGLSILVNGEKREVLPA, encoded by the coding sequence ATGCATATAGATTATATCACTCCAAATGATTGGTCCATTATAGAAGATGGATGGAACCCAAATAACGTAAAATCATCAGAGAGTCTTATGGCGCTAGGTAATGGTGCAATGGGGCAACGCGCAAATTTTGAAGAAGATTATAGTGGCGCGACCTTTCAAGGAAGTTATATAGGAGGTGTGTATTACCCAGATAAAACCCGCGTAGGCTGGTGGAAAAATGGGTATCCAGAGTACTTTGCAAAAGTGCTCAATGCACCTAGCTGGATAGGCATAAAAGTCACAGTAAACGGAGAGAGTCTAGATTTACATACCTGTAAAGAGGTAAAAGATTTTCGTCGTGAGCTTGATATGAAAGCTGGTGTATTGTGCAGAAGTTTTAAAGCCACCCTACAAAATGACGTTGAGATTGCAGTAAAAGCAACACGTTTTTTAAGTATGGAGATGGATGAGGTAGGTGCCATTAAATACGAAGTCACACCTATCAATGTAGACGCAACAATAAGTTACGAACCGTATTTAGATAGCGGTATAACTAATGAAGATTCAAACTGGGACGACAAGTTTTGGAACACGCTAGAAGTTTCAGAAAATGATGATATGGCTTTCATCACCGCACATACTATGAAGACGGAGTTTCACGTATGTACGATGATGCAAAACAAGCTTTTTATAGATGGTGATGAGATTACGCTTTCGCGAAAGCGTTCTCAAAAAACTGCAACCTATGTAGGTCACGAGTATGAGACAGATGTTGCCAAAGGAGAAACCTTTGCCATACAAAAAATAGGAGGTTATGTAAGTAGCCTTAATCACGATAAAGATGGTCTCGTAGCAGTAGCAACAGATGTACTAAATAAAGCAACAGGCTTAGGATATGATGCTTTGCTAGCTTCTCAAAAAGAAGCCTGGGCAAAAACCTGGGAGATGTCTGACATCACAATTGAGGGTGACACAAAAGCACAGCAGGGTATACGTTTTAATATCTTTCATCTTAATCAAACCTACACGGGGCAAGATAGCCGTCTCAATATAGGTCCAAAAGGGTTTACTGGTGAAAAATACGGAGGCTCTACCTACTGGGATACCGAGGCTTACTGTATTCCATTTTATATGGCTACCAAAGATCAAAGTGTTGCACGACAGTTACTCACTTATAGGTATAACCAGCTTGATAAGGCTATAGAAAATGCTCAAAAACTAGGTTTTACAAATGGAGCGGCACTATACCCTATGGTTACTATGAACGGTGAGGAATGTCACAATGAGTGGGAAATCACCTTTGAAGAGATACACCGTAACGGCTCTATGGTTTATGCTATATATAACTACGAGCGTTATACAGGAGATACGAGCTACATTCCAGAAATGGGGCTAGAAGTTATTATAGGTGTAGCGAGATTCTGGAGACAGAGGGCGACATTTTCTAAGGCTAAGAATGCTTATGTGATTCTAGGGGTTACAGGTCCTAATGAGTACGAGAATAATGTAAATAATAACTGGTTTACAAACTACATCGCAAAGTGGTGTCTAGACTATGCTTTTGAACAAGCAGAGTTGCTAAGAGATACTGCCAAAGAAGATTGGTCACGTATTTCTGGAAAAACGCATCTCTCTTATGACGAGATGCTTTCTTGGAGATCTACTGCAGAGCAGATGTACTTTCCATACTCAGAAGAAAATGGAGTGTACCTACAGCAAGATGGTTTCTTAGATAAGGAATTAATCACCGTAGCAGATTTACCAAAATCAAACCGACCTATTAATCAAAAATGGTCTTGGGACCGCATACTGCGCTCACCATACATAAAGCAAGCAGATACGTTACAAGGGTTCTACTTTTTTGAAGACCACTTTACTAAGGAGCAACTAGAAAAGCATTTTGACTTTTATGAGCCATTTACGGTACATGAAAGTTCGCTGTCACCATGTGTACATGCTATACAAGCAGCTAAGCTAGGGAGAATGGATCAGGCATATGAGTTCTATCTACGTACATCAAGGCTTGATCTAGATGATTATAATAAAGAAGTAGAAGAAGGTTTACATATCACGAGTATGGCGGGTACCTGGCAGAGTGTGGTAGAAGGCTTTGGAGGGATGCGTGTAAAGAATGACACCTTATCTTTTGATACTAAAATACCTAATGCTTGGAAGGGTTACAGTTTTAAAGTAAACTTTAGAGGCCAGATTTTAAAAGTAGAAGTGGCTAATAATGCAACCAACTTTACACTGGTGAGTGGAGAAGGTCTAAGTATTCTTGTAAACGGAGAAAAGAGAGAGGTATTACCAGCTTAA